The following coding sequences lie in one Mycobacterium sp. DL440 genomic window:
- a CDS encoding ComEC/Rec2 family competence protein: protein MDLRLVPAALTAWSVSAAAIVWHPGAAVVVGLGAVGLTWLAARWGGSDGTGVAAAVLAVAAIAAGFTVAVGLRVHQVEHHPLGRLYGGTATVEVVPAETPRTIKGGRMMFRAELRRVDQVPMSGRVLVFAPAGFGEVGPGRPATFRASLGRPGRRDLSVAVLAASGQPSLGEASAVQRIAQRIRAGFAEAARAVLPADQAAMLPALVLGDTSAVTVTTTAQFRTSGLTHLTAVSGANVTIVWGALLLSAVLVGPSAAVLLAGAGLVGFVIVVQPSASVLRAAVMGAVTLLAVLTHRRRQAVPALAASVIALMTATPELAVDVGFALSVCATAGIVVLAPVWSGRLQARGWPRPVAAAVSVAVVAQLVTAPLVAGISGTVSLVAVAANLAVAGVIPPITVLGTAAAVCSAVWPGGAQLLIRFTGPELWWLLSVARWGSALPAAALPSPSGLAGVVSVALGGVALTVLWRLRWMRRGLAALVLGLLAWALAGQVVGAVG from the coding sequence CTGGATCTGCGCCTCGTCCCGGCCGCCCTGACCGCGTGGTCGGTGTCGGCCGCCGCAATCGTCTGGCATCCGGGCGCCGCGGTGGTGGTGGGCCTCGGCGCCGTGGGGTTGACCTGGCTGGCCGCACGGTGGGGAGGCAGTGACGGTACGGGCGTCGCCGCTGCGGTTCTGGCTGTGGCGGCCATCGCGGCCGGATTCACCGTGGCTGTCGGACTGCGCGTGCACCAGGTCGAACATCATCCGCTCGGTCGTCTCTACGGCGGAACTGCGACGGTCGAGGTCGTTCCTGCCGAGACACCGCGGACGATCAAGGGCGGTCGGATGATGTTCCGGGCCGAGCTGCGCCGGGTCGATCAGGTCCCGATGTCGGGCCGAGTCCTGGTGTTCGCTCCAGCGGGCTTCGGCGAGGTAGGCCCGGGGCGTCCGGCGACATTCCGGGCCTCCCTGGGGCGCCCGGGCCGCAGGGACCTGAGTGTTGCCGTGCTGGCGGCGTCGGGACAGCCGTCGCTGGGGGAGGCCTCGGCCGTACAGCGCATCGCCCAACGGATCCGGGCCGGCTTCGCGGAGGCGGCCCGTGCGGTACTGCCCGCCGATCAGGCCGCCATGCTGCCCGCATTGGTGCTGGGGGATACCTCGGCGGTCACCGTCACCACCACCGCGCAGTTCCGCACGTCGGGTCTCACACATCTGACCGCGGTGTCGGGGGCCAACGTGACCATCGTGTGGGGAGCGCTGTTGCTCAGCGCGGTACTGGTCGGGCCGAGTGCGGCTGTGCTGCTCGCCGGCGCCGGGTTGGTCGGTTTCGTCATCGTCGTGCAGCCCTCGGCCAGCGTGCTGCGGGCTGCCGTGATGGGTGCGGTGACGCTGCTCGCGGTGTTGACCCATCGGCGACGACAGGCGGTGCCGGCGCTGGCGGCCAGCGTGATCGCGCTGATGACCGCCACCCCCGAACTTGCGGTCGATGTCGGGTTCGCGTTGTCGGTGTGTGCGACGGCAGGCATCGTCGTCCTCGCCCCGGTGTGGTCGGGCCGGCTGCAGGCCCGTGGCTGGCCGCGCCCGGTGGCGGCAGCGGTCAGCGTCGCGGTGGTGGCCCAGTTGGTCACCGCCCCACTGGTGGCCGGGATCTCGGGGACCGTCAGCCTGGTGGCTGTCGCCGCCAATCTCGCGGTGGCCGGGGTGATTCCGCCGATCACGGTCCTCGGTACCGCGGCGGCCGTGTGCTCGGCGGTCTGGCCGGGCGGAGCCCAACTACTGATCCGGTTCACCGGACCGGAGCTGTGGTGGTTGCTGTCGGTGGCACGGTGGGGTTCGGCGCTCCCGGCGGCCGCCCTGCCGTCGCCCTCGGGGCTGGCCGGCGTGGTGTCGGTAGCGCTGGGAGGAGTGGCGCTGACGGTGCTGTGGCGGCTGCGCTGGATGCGTCGCGGACTGGCGGCTTTGGTGCTCGGCCTGCTGGCCTGGGCGCTGGCGGGCCAGGTGGTCGGAGCTGTCGGGTAG
- a CDS encoding circularly permuted type 2 ATP-grasp protein — translation MMRVSPRTARAQAAETNGSAAAGRRAASTRRAKHQGVFDGYNRLGRYSEAFDEMFDSAGNVRGPYRSIFAELAPSDASELRSRSDALGRAFIDQGITFSLSGQERPFPLDLVPRVISAVEWSRLERGIIQRVKALEMYLDDVYGEQEILRDGVIPRRLVTSCEHFHREAAGIVPPNGVRIHVAGIDLIRDALGVFRVLEDNLRSPSGVSYVMENRRTMARVFPNLFATHRVRAVGDYSSHLLRALRNAAPTNVADPTVVVLTPGVYNSAYFEHSLLARQMGVELVEGRDLFCRDNAVYMRTTEGERQVDVIYRRIDDAFLDPMQFRPDSVLGVAGLLNAARAGNVVISSAVGNGVGDDKLVYTYVPTIIEYYLGEKPVLANVDTYRCWLDAEREEVLDRIDELVIKPVEGSGGYGIVFGPDASAKELTAVARKIRNDPRGWIAQPVMQLSTVPTQIGDKLAPRHVDLRPFAVNDGNDVWVLPGGLTRVALPEGSLVVNSSQGGGSKDTWVLASRTSAADRELAAAEVVRSLPESDQGPKSDGAPDGSSSQQQQ, via the coding sequence ATGATGAGGGTGAGCCCGAGAACAGCCCGCGCGCAGGCAGCCGAGACGAACGGGTCGGCCGCGGCGGGGCGGCGCGCGGCTTCGACGCGCCGGGCCAAACATCAGGGCGTCTTCGACGGCTACAACCGACTGGGCCGCTACTCCGAGGCCTTCGACGAGATGTTCGACAGCGCCGGCAACGTCCGCGGACCGTACAGGAGCATCTTCGCCGAGCTTGCTCCGTCGGACGCCTCGGAGTTGCGGTCGCGGTCGGACGCACTGGGCCGGGCGTTCATCGATCAGGGGATCACGTTCTCGTTGTCGGGCCAGGAGCGGCCGTTCCCGCTCGACCTGGTGCCGCGGGTGATCTCGGCGGTCGAATGGTCCCGGCTGGAACGCGGCATCATCCAGCGGGTCAAGGCGCTGGAGATGTATCTCGACGACGTCTACGGGGAGCAGGAGATTCTGCGTGACGGCGTGATCCCGCGTCGGCTGGTCACCTCGTGCGAGCACTTCCACCGTGAAGCCGCGGGCATCGTCCCACCCAACGGGGTGCGTATCCACGTTGCGGGTATCGACCTGATCCGTGACGCCTTGGGTGTCTTCCGAGTGTTGGAGGACAATCTGCGGTCGCCGTCGGGGGTGTCCTATGTGATGGAGAACCGGCGCACCATGGCGCGCGTCTTCCCGAATCTGTTCGCCACCCACCGGGTGCGCGCGGTCGGTGACTACTCCTCGCACCTGCTGCGGGCGCTGCGCAACGCGGCACCCACCAACGTCGCCGACCCGACCGTCGTGGTGCTCACGCCCGGCGTCTACAACTCGGCCTACTTCGAGCACTCGCTGCTGGCCCGGCAGATGGGGGTCGAGTTGGTCGAGGGCCGCGATCTGTTCTGCCGCGACAACGCCGTCTACATGCGCACCACCGAGGGCGAGCGTCAGGTCGACGTCATCTACCGCCGCATCGACGATGCGTTCCTGGACCCGATGCAGTTCCGGCCCGACTCGGTGCTCGGGGTGGCCGGCCTGCTCAACGCGGCCCGGGCCGGCAACGTCGTGATCTCCAGTGCGGTGGGCAACGGGGTCGGTGACGACAAGCTCGTCTACACCTATGTCCCGACGATCATCGAGTACTACCTCGGGGAGAAGCCGGTACTCGCCAACGTCGACACCTACCGCTGTTGGTTGGACGCCGAACGGGAGGAGGTGCTCGACCGGATCGACGAACTCGTCATCAAGCCGGTGGAAGGCTCGGGTGGGTACGGCATCGTGTTCGGCCCGGACGCCTCGGCCAAGGAGTTGACCGCGGTTGCCAGGAAGATCCGCAACGACCCGCGCGGCTGGATCGCCCAGCCGGTGATGCAGCTGTCCACCGTGCCCACCCAGATCGGCGACAAGCTGGCGCCCCGGCACGTGGACCTGCGCCCGTTCGCGGTCAATGACGGCAATGACGTCTGGGTGCTGCCCGGCGGGCTCACCCGGGTGGCGCTGCCGGAAGGGTCTCTGGTGGTCAATTCCAGTCAGGGCGGTGGGTCGAAGGACACCTGGGTGCTGGCGTCGCGGACATCGGCGGCAGATCGCGAGCTCGCCGCGGCCGAGGTGGTGCGGTCGCTGCCCGAATCCGACCAGGGGCCCAAAAGTGATGGCGCGCCTGATGGTTCGTCATCCCAACAACAGCAGTAG
- a CDS encoding alpha-E domain-containing protein, protein MLARNAESLYWIGRYVERADDTARILDVTVHQLLEDSSVDPDVASRTLLRVLGIEPPARRLDVWSLTDVVAFSRDSGGNSIVDSISAARENARGAREVTSTEIWECLNTTYNALAERERAAKRLGPHEFLSYVEGRAAMFAGLADSTLSRDDGYRFMLLGRAIERVDMTVRLLLSRVGDSGSSPAWVTLLRSAGAHDTYLRTYRGVLDAGRVVEFMLLDRLFPRSIFYSLRLAEHSLDELLNRPHSRLGATAEAQRLLGRARSELEFLQPGALLESLDARLAGLQKTCRDVGEALALQYFHSAPWVAWTDAGLGDVVVIEEGEV, encoded by the coding sequence ATGCTGGCGCGCAATGCCGAGTCGTTGTATTGGATCGGGCGCTATGTGGAACGGGCCGACGACACCGCACGCATCCTCGATGTCACGGTGCATCAGCTGCTGGAGGACTCCAGTGTCGACCCGGACGTCGCCTCACGCACGCTGCTGCGGGTGCTCGGTATCGAGCCGCCGGCGCGGCGTCTGGACGTGTGGTCGTTGACCGACGTCGTGGCGTTCAGCCGCGACAGCGGCGGTAACTCGATCGTCGATTCGATCTCGGCCGCGCGCGAGAACGCCCGCGGGGCCCGCGAAGTCACCTCGACCGAGATCTGGGAGTGTCTCAACACCACCTACAACGCGCTCGCCGAGCGGGAGCGCGCGGCCAAACGACTGGGCCCGCACGAGTTCCTGTCCTATGTCGAGGGCCGCGCGGCGATGTTCGCGGGGCTGGCCGATTCGACGTTGAGCCGCGACGATGGCTACCGGTTCATGTTGTTGGGCCGCGCGATCGAGCGCGTCGACATGACCGTCCGGTTGCTGTTGTCGCGGGTCGGGGACAGCGGGTCGTCACCGGCCTGGGTCACGTTGCTGCGGTCGGCCGGCGCCCATGACACGTATCTGCGTACCTACCGTGGTGTGCTCGACGCCGGTCGCGTGGTCGAGTTCATGCTGTTGGACCGGCTGTTCCCCCGGTCGATCTTCTATTCGCTGCGGTTGGCCGAACACAGTCTCGACGAGTTGCTCAATCGGCCGCACAGCCGGTTGGGGGCGACCGCCGAGGCGCAGCGGCTGTTGGGCCGGGCGCGCAGTGAGCTCGAGTTCCTGCAGCCGGGCGCGCTGCTGGAATCCCTGGATGCCCGGCTGGCCGGGTTGCAGAAGACCTGCCGCGATGTCGGAGAAGCGTTGGCACTGCAGTACTTCCACTCCGCCCCGTGGGTGGCCTGGACCGACGCCGGGCTTGGCGATGTGGTTGTGATCGAGGAGGGCGAGGTCTAG
- the rpsT gene encoding 30S ribosomal protein S20: MANIKSQEKRILTNERRRLRNQSVKSSLRTAVRGFREAVEAGEKDKAAELLVSTSRQLDKAASKGVIHANQAANKKSALAVALNKL; this comes from the coding sequence GTGGCCAACATCAAGTCGCAGGAAAAGCGCATCCTCACCAACGAGCGTCGTCGGCTGCGTAACCAGTCGGTGAAGTCGTCGCTGCGTACGGCTGTGCGCGGCTTCCGCGAGGCTGTCGAGGCGGGCGAGAAGGACAAGGCTGCCGAGTTGCTGGTGTCGACCAGCCGCCAGCTCGACAAGGCCGCCAGCAAGGGTGTCATCCACGCCAACCAGGCTGCCAACAAGAAGTCGGCCCTGGCCGTGGCGCTCAACAAGCTCTGA
- the holA gene encoding DNA polymerase III subunit delta: protein MHLVLGDEELLVERAVGAVLRALRQQAGSDDVPVDRMRAGEVSTSELAELLSPSLFAEERLVVLEAAAEAGKDAVALIASAAADLPPGTVLVVIHSGGGRAKALADQLKKLGAQVHPCVRITKPAERADFVRAEFRQLRVKVSDDTVTAVIDAVGSNIRELAAVCSQLVADTAGQVDAVAVRRYHSGKAEVKGFDIADKAVTGDVAGAAEALRWAMLAGEPQVVLADALAEAVHTIARVGPLSGDPYRLAGELGMPPWRVQKAQKQSRRWSRDSVAEAMRVVATLNADVKGAAADADYALETAVRRVAELATR, encoded by the coding sequence CTGCACCTGGTTCTGGGCGATGAGGAACTGCTGGTCGAACGAGCAGTGGGGGCGGTGCTGCGGGCGCTGCGCCAGCAGGCCGGCTCCGATGACGTTCCGGTGGACCGGATGCGGGCGGGCGAGGTCAGCACCAGTGAGCTCGCCGAGCTGCTGAGCCCGTCGCTGTTTGCCGAGGAGCGCCTGGTGGTGCTGGAGGCCGCCGCCGAGGCGGGTAAGGATGCCGTGGCCCTGATCGCCTCGGCCGCAGCAGATCTGCCCCCCGGCACCGTTCTGGTCGTCATCCACTCCGGCGGCGGGCGGGCCAAGGCGCTGGCCGATCAATTGAAAAAGCTTGGCGCACAGGTGCATCCGTGTGTGCGTATCACCAAACCGGCAGAGCGTGCGGATTTCGTACGTGCCGAGTTCCGCCAGTTGCGGGTCAAGGTCTCCGACGACACGGTGACCGCGGTGATCGATGCGGTCGGATCGAACATCCGTGAGCTCGCCGCGGTGTGTTCACAGCTGGTGGCCGACACGGCCGGCCAGGTCGACGCCGTAGCGGTGCGTCGCTATCACAGCGGCAAGGCGGAGGTGAAGGGCTTCGACATCGCCGACAAGGCCGTCACCGGCGATGTGGCCGGCGCGGCCGAGGCGTTGCGATGGGCGATGCTGGCCGGTGAGCCCCAGGTGGTGTTGGCCGATGCGCTGGCCGAGGCGGTGCACACGATCGCACGGGTCGGCCCGCTCTCCGGGGATCCGTACCGGCTGGCCGGTGAACTGGGGATGCCGCCCTGGCGGGTGCAGAAGGCGCAGAAGCAGTCGCGCAGATGGTCACGCGACTCGGTGGCCGAGGCGATGCGGGTGGTCGCCACGCTCAATGCAGACGTAAAGGGCGCAGCGGCAGATGCCGACTACGCCCTTGAGACAGCGGTACGCCGGGTGGCGGAACTCGCCACCCGGTGA
- a CDS encoding ComEA family DNA-binding protein has protein sequence MGTELAVERLRRLGGGRPGGGDDPDTEEGGGADQDTASESALSRWLPDTAPGDGPGWLTRVRADPGRAGALVLAGVGVLAILVTVFTLIRQQPPPVASANLPPVQMVSSAGPTPEANAPPGPVVVSVVGLVHKPGLVTLQPGARIADALEAAGGPLDGADLIGLNMARRVGDGEQIVVGVDAPPGQPTTMGSSVAGDPPAPTQPGASQRGAPKAKAGAPSGPVDLNTATVEDLDTLPGVGPVTAEAIVAWRAAHGRFDSVDQLGDVDGIGPARLEKLRELVRA, from the coding sequence ATGGGAACCGAATTGGCGGTGGAGCGCCTCCGTCGCCTGGGTGGGGGCCGTCCGGGTGGTGGGGATGATCCCGATACCGAAGAAGGCGGCGGCGCCGACCAGGACACCGCGTCTGAGAGCGCGCTGTCGAGATGGCTGCCCGATACCGCGCCGGGGGACGGCCCGGGCTGGCTGACCAGGGTGCGCGCCGACCCGGGCCGCGCCGGGGCCCTGGTGCTGGCCGGTGTCGGGGTCCTCGCGATTCTGGTCACCGTTTTCACCCTGATCCGTCAGCAGCCACCGCCGGTCGCCTCGGCGAATCTGCCACCGGTGCAAATGGTTTCGTCGGCAGGCCCGACACCGGAAGCGAACGCCCCGCCAGGACCGGTGGTGGTCAGCGTGGTCGGCCTGGTGCACAAGCCCGGGCTGGTGACCTTGCAGCCCGGGGCGAGGATCGCCGATGCGCTGGAAGCCGCCGGTGGGCCACTCGATGGTGCCGACCTGATCGGGCTGAACATGGCCCGCCGGGTCGGTGACGGTGAACAGATCGTGGTCGGTGTCGACGCGCCGCCGGGACAACCGACGACCATGGGCAGTTCGGTCGCGGGCGACCCGCCGGCTCCGACACAACCCGGTGCATCGCAAAGAGGGGCTCCGAAAGCCAAGGCCGGGGCGCCGTCGGGGCCGGTGGACCTCAACACGGCGACGGTCGAAGACCTCGACACGCTGCCTGGTGTCGGCCCGGTGACCGCCGAGGCGATCGTGGCCTGGCGGGCCGCCCACGGCCGGTTCGACAGTGTCGATCAACTCGGCGACGTCGACGGCATCGGCCCGGCCCGGCTGGAGAAACTGCGTGAGCTGGTCCGGGCGTGA
- a CDS encoding transglutaminase family protein produces the protein MWRLRVVHSTGYAYRSAVTASYNEARLTPRSDSRQNVILNRVETIPATRSYRYVDYWGTAVTAFDLHAPHTELEVSGSSVVETEVAEKPEELAGWDDLGTEAVIDRFDEVLSPTHYTPHSKRITRVGQRIAKDHNPFEAVGAVAQWVRSELDYVPGTTGVHSSGLDALREGKGVCQDFAHLSLITLRSMGIPARYVSGYLHPIGDAEVGDTIDGQSHAWIQAWTGGWWHYDPTNDSEINEQYVSVGVGRDYSDVAPLKGIYSGEGSTDLDVVVEVTRLA, from the coding sequence ATGTGGCGGTTGCGCGTGGTGCATTCGACCGGGTATGCGTACCGGTCGGCGGTGACGGCGTCCTATAACGAGGCCCGCTTGACCCCGCGGTCGGATTCGCGTCAGAACGTGATCCTGAACCGGGTCGAGACCATCCCGGCGACCAGGTCCTATCGGTATGTCGACTATTGGGGTACGGCGGTGACGGCCTTCGATCTGCACGCTCCCCACACCGAGTTGGAGGTCTCGGGATCCTCGGTGGTCGAGACGGAGGTCGCGGAGAAACCCGAGGAGCTCGCCGGGTGGGATGATCTGGGCACCGAGGCCGTGATCGACCGGTTCGACGAGGTGCTCAGCCCGACCCATTACACACCGCACAGCAAGCGGATCACGCGCGTGGGACAGCGGATCGCCAAGGACCACAACCCGTTCGAGGCGGTCGGGGCGGTGGCGCAGTGGGTGCGCAGTGAACTCGACTATGTGCCTGGTACCACCGGGGTGCACTCCTCGGGCCTGGACGCGTTGCGCGAGGGCAAAGGCGTGTGTCAGGACTTCGCCCATCTGTCGTTGATCACGTTGCGGTCCATGGGGATTCCGGCGCGGTACGTGTCGGGCTATCTGCATCCGATCGGGGACGCGGAGGTGGGGGACACCATCGACGGTCAGAGCCACGCCTGGATCCAGGCGTGGACCGGAGGCTGGTGGCACTACGACCCGACCAACGACTCCGAGATCAATGAGCAGTACGTCAGTGTGGGCGTGGGTCGGGACTACTCGGATGTGGCCCCGCTCAAGGGAATCTATTCGGGTGAGGGGTCGACGGATCTCGACGTGGTCGTGGAGGTCACCCGGCTGGCTTGA